Proteins from a genomic interval of Papaver somniferum cultivar HN1 chromosome 4, ASM357369v1, whole genome shotgun sequence:
- the LOC113274392 gene encoding uncharacterized protein LOC113274392 yields the protein MSEAEGSLAAGGASEGGHAPADADIGDVRVAAGGSEAMSTQEFSFGRIYSAGEFFNVDDVLGLDEDLSLLSPHDDWDVLGDFGKEGAAGQQAEDAGGPAGVSDVETLADDGTTSKGKSVVESPSDDFPPSLMLEGEDAILAWFKKKNLMFVLNPAPVVAGEKDSDAYTRQMMQLSSEDRVTEMWQKNLRAWGASLVVDPPTSIADMMVVADGYQYGFPQQRILEMMRSEHCNHVLYQFFKAKSLKMEAKLRHRERALSAVEVEIEE from the exons ATGAGTGAGGCTGAGGGGAGCCTTGCTGCAGGAGGTGCTAGTGAGGGGGGGCATGCCCCTGCAGATGCTGATATTGGCGATGTCAGGGTTGCCGCTGGTGGGAGTGAGGCTATGAGtactcaggagttttcctttggtagGATATACTCGGCCGGGGAGTTTTTTAATGTAGATGATGTCCTCGGTCTTGATGAAGATTTATCCTTGCTCTCCCCGCATGACGactgggatgtgcttggggatttCGGGAAAGAGGGTGCTGCTGGTCAGCAGGCTGAAGACGCGGGTGGTCCCGCAGGGGTAAGTGACGTTGAGACTCTTGCTGATGATGGAACGACGTCCAAAGGGAAATCTGTGGTCGAATCTCCTTCCGACGATTTTCCTCCCTCGCTGATGCTCGAGGGTGAAGATGCCATTCTGGCTTGgttcaagaagaagaatttaatgTTTGTTCTTAATCCTGCCCCTGTGGTTGCTGGTGAGAAGGACTCTGATGCTTATACCCGTCAGATGATGCAGTTATCTTCTGAAGACCGCGTTACAGAGATGTGGCAGAAGAATTTGAGGGCTTGGGGTGCTAGCCTCGTGGTTGACCCTCCAACTTCAATTGCTGATATGATGGTCGtggccgatgggtaccaatatggttttcctcaacagcGCATTTTAGAA atgatgaggagcgaacattgcaATCATGTTTtgtaccaattcttcaaagcgAAGTCTTTGAAaatggaggctaagcttcgtcacagagagaGGGCGTTGTCTGCGGTCGAGGTAGAGATAGAAGAATAG